A single genomic interval of Solimonas sp. K1W22B-7 harbors:
- the phoU gene encoding phosphate signaling complex protein PhoU: MSTPGYKTHISSQFNAELEDVRQRVLAMGGLVEQQIIDATRALMDADHALSQEVMRADAKVNQLEVYIDEECSRILARRQPTASDLRLVYAVIKTITDLERIGDEANKIARMASDLSSQERFSDGMVEVQHLSRHVSQMVHDALDAFARMDAETALAVAREDQQIDREYEALLRQCITFMMEDPRTIRRVMDIIWSVRALERIGDHAKNIAEYVIYFVKGKDVRHLPLEDVERQVKGL; this comes from the coding sequence ATGAGCACCCCCGGTTACAAGACCCACATCTCCAGCCAGTTCAATGCCGAACTGGAAGACGTCCGCCAGCGCGTACTTGCGATGGGTGGCCTGGTCGAGCAGCAGATCATCGACGCCACCCGTGCGCTGATGGATGCCGACCATGCGCTCAGCCAGGAAGTGATGCGTGCCGATGCCAAGGTCAACCAGCTGGAGGTCTACATCGACGAGGAATGCTCGCGCATCCTCGCCCGGCGCCAGCCGACCGCCAGCGACCTGCGCCTGGTCTACGCGGTGATCAAGACCATCACCGATCTCGAGCGCATCGGCGACGAGGCCAACAAGATCGCGCGCATGGCCTCCGACCTGTCGAGCCAGGAGCGTTTCTCCGACGGCATGGTCGAAGTGCAGCACCTGTCGCGCCACGTGTCGCAGATGGTGCATGACGCGCTCGATGCCTTCGCCCGCATGGACGCCGAGACGGCCCTGGCCGTGGCGCGTGAAGACCAGCAGATCGACCGCGAGTACGAGGCGCTGCTGCGCCAGTGCATCACCTTCATGATGGAAGACCCGCGCACGATCCGTCGCGTGATGGACATCATCTGGAGCGTGCGTGCGCTGGAACGTATCGGCGACCACGCCAAGAACATCGCCGAGTACGTGATCTACTTCGTCAAGGGCAAGGACGTTCGCCACCTGCCACTGGAAGACGTGGAGCGCCAGGTGAAGGGTCTCTGA
- a CDS encoding 3-deoxy-7-phosphoheptulonate synthase — translation MSNTNDPAGWQSSADKTSRTDDERIKDINVLPPPEHLIRFFPIRGTAVETLVKDTRGRIQDILAGRDDRLLVVMGPCSIHDPASALEYAHRLRAGREKYAGTLEIVMRVYFEKPRTTVGWKGLINDPYLDESCRIDEGLRIARQLLIDINRLGLPAGSEFLDVISPQYIGDLISWGAIGARTTESQVHRELASGLSAPIGFKNGTDGNIRVATDAIQAAARGHHFLSVHKNGHVAIVRTEGNPDCHLILRGGSAPNYDAASVEAACKALEGAGLPPTLMVDCSHANSAKQHQRQIDVARDIAAQLSGGSRRIFAVMVESHLQAGAQKFTPGKDPAAALEYGKSITDACIGWDDSAGVLETLSEAVKRRRG, via the coding sequence ATGAGCAACACGAACGACCCCGCCGGCTGGCAGTCCAGCGCGGACAAGACCAGCCGGACCGACGACGAACGCATCAAGGACATCAACGTGCTACCCCCTCCAGAGCACCTGATCCGCTTCTTCCCCATCCGCGGCACCGCGGTGGAGACGCTGGTCAAGGACACCCGCGGCCGTATCCAGGACATCCTGGCCGGCCGCGACGACCGGTTGCTGGTCGTGATGGGCCCCTGCTCCATCCACGACCCCGCCTCTGCCCTGGAGTACGCCCACCGCCTGCGCGCCGGGCGCGAGAAGTACGCCGGCACCCTGGAGATCGTGATGCGGGTCTACTTCGAGAAGCCGCGCACCACGGTCGGCTGGAAGGGCCTGATCAACGATCCCTACCTCGACGAGAGTTGCCGCATCGACGAGGGCCTGCGCATCGCGCGGCAGCTGCTGATCGACATCAACCGCCTGGGGCTGCCGGCCGGCAGCGAGTTCCTCGACGTCATCTCGCCGCAGTACATCGGCGACCTGATCTCCTGGGGCGCCATCGGCGCACGCACCACGGAGAGCCAGGTGCACCGCGAGCTGGCCTCGGGCCTGTCTGCGCCCATCGGCTTCAAGAACGGCACCGACGGCAATATCCGGGTCGCCACCGATGCGATCCAGGCGGCGGCGCGCGGACACCACTTCCTGTCGGTGCACAAGAATGGCCACGTCGCCATCGTGCGCACCGAGGGCAACCCCGACTGCCACCTGATCCTGCGCGGCGGCAGCGCACCGAACTACGACGCGGCCAGCGTCGAGGCGGCCTGCAAGGCACTGGAAGGCGCCGGGCTGCCGCCCACGCTGATGGTCGACTGCAGCCACGCCAACAGCGCCAAGCAGCACCAGCGCCAGATCGACGTGGCGCGCGACATCGCCGCACAGCTGTCCGGCGGCTCGCGGCGTATCTTCGCCGTGATGGTGGAAAGCCACCTGCAGGCCGGCGCACAGAAGTTCACGCCGGGCAAGGACCCCGCGGCGGCGCTGGAGTACGGCAAGAGCATCACCGACGCCTGCATCGGCTGGGACGACTCGGCCGGCGTGCTGGAGACGCTGTCGGAAGCGGTCAAGCGCCGGCGCGGCTGA
- a CDS encoding inorganic phosphate transporter translates to MSIEIVVLLVIMALLFDFMNGFHDAANSIATVVSTGVLKPQWAVLWAASFNFIAYFIFPLKVAATIGKGTIDPSIIDQYVIFGALTGAIAWNLITWWYGLPSSSSHALVGGLVGAGVAKVGTGALIKAGLIKIVAFIVVAPMLGFLLGSLLMLAVSWLCFRSNPRKVDRRFRRLQLVSASLYSLGHGGNDAQKTAGIIWMLLIAAGITTAADPVPVWVVFSCYVTIALGTMFGGWRIVKTMGQKITKLKPVGGFCAETGGAMTLFFATALGIPVSTTHTITGAIVGVGSSRKVSAVRWGVAGSIVWAWVLTIPASAFISAVAWGIAQHCFQKL, encoded by the coding sequence ATGAGCATCGAGATCGTCGTCCTGCTGGTGATCATGGCGCTGCTGTTCGATTTCATGAACGGTTTCCATGACGCGGCCAATTCCATCGCCACCGTCGTGTCCACCGGCGTGCTCAAGCCGCAGTGGGCCGTGCTGTGGGCGGCCAGCTTCAACTTCATCGCCTACTTCATCTTCCCGCTCAAGGTCGCGGCGACGATCGGCAAGGGCACGATCGATCCCTCGATCATCGACCAGTACGTCATCTTCGGCGCACTGACCGGCGCCATCGCCTGGAACCTGATCACCTGGTGGTACGGCCTGCCCTCGTCCTCCTCGCACGCGCTGGTCGGCGGCCTGGTCGGTGCCGGCGTGGCCAAGGTGGGCACCGGCGCGCTGATCAAGGCCGGCCTGATCAAGATCGTCGCCTTCATCGTGGTGGCGCCGATGCTGGGCTTCCTGCTCGGCTCGCTGCTGATGCTGGCGGTGTCCTGGCTGTGTTTCCGCAGCAACCCGCGCAAGGTCGACCGCCGCTTCCGCCGCCTGCAGCTGGTCTCGGCCTCGCTCTACAGCCTGGGCCACGGCGGCAACGACGCGCAGAAGACTGCCGGCATCATCTGGATGCTGCTGATCGCCGCCGGCATCACCACGGCCGCCGACCCGGTGCCGGTGTGGGTGGTGTTCTCCTGCTACGTCACGATCGCGCTGGGCACGATGTTCGGCGGCTGGCGCATCGTCAAGACCATGGGGCAGAAGATCACCAAGCTCAAGCCGGTTGGCGGCTTCTGCGCCGAGACCGGTGGCGCGATGACGCTGTTCTTCGCCACCGCCCTGGGCATCCCCGTGTCCACCACCCACACCATCACCGGCGCCATCGTCGGCGTCGGCTCCTCGCGCAAGGTCTCGGCCGTGCGCTGGGGTGTGGCCGGCAGCATCGTCTGGGCCTGGGTACTGACGATCCCCGCCTCCGCCTTCATCTCGGCGGTGGCCTGGGGCATTGCCCAGCACTGCTTCCAGAAGCTATAG
- a CDS encoding DUF47 domain-containing protein → MFGRLMPKEGRFFEFFVEHAEQLVLGAVELKALMANVGELAVRKRNIETIEHVADKITHDTMQLLHQTFITPLDRDEIHQLIVRMDDILDLMEDVSQCMFLYDIDHVTDEAGQLAAICLESTERVRAAVRLLPDMKNAQAILAECKIIDRLESDADHVMRSAMAKLFREEADTRQLFKMKEIYQLLESVTDRCQDVANILEGIVLENN, encoded by the coding sequence GTGTTCGGACGTCTGATGCCCAAAGAAGGTCGCTTCTTCGAGTTCTTCGTCGAACATGCCGAGCAGCTGGTGCTGGGCGCGGTGGAACTCAAGGCCCTGATGGCCAACGTCGGCGAGCTGGCCGTGCGCAAGCGCAACATCGAGACCATCGAGCATGTGGCCGACAAGATCACGCATGACACGATGCAGCTGCTGCACCAGACCTTCATCACCCCGCTGGACCGCGACGAGATCCACCAGCTGATCGTGCGCATGGACGACATCCTCGACCTGATGGAAGACGTCTCGCAGTGCATGTTCCTGTACGACATCGACCATGTCACCGATGAAGCCGGCCAGCTCGCCGCGATCTGCCTGGAGAGCACCGAGCGGGTCCGCGCCGCGGTCAGGCTGCTGCCGGACATGAAGAACGCCCAGGCGATACTGGCCGAGTGCAAGATCATCGACCGCCTGGAGAGCGACGCGGACCACGTGATGCGCTCGGCCATGGCCAAGCTGTTCCGCGAGGAAGCCGATACCCGCCAGCTGTTCAAGATGAAGGAAATCTACCAGCTGCTGGAGTCCGTGACCGATCGCTGCCAGGACGTCGCCAACATCCTCGAAGGCATCGTGCTGGAAAACAATTGA
- the mrcB gene encoding penicillin-binding protein 1B: MSVGLVSFSVYLLSLDKQIRERFAGARWQLPAQVYASPAELYPGLNIEPQPLRHELGRLGYREVQELQGPGTYVAGKGGLQLQTRAFQFWDANQPSLQLGVKWGEDGNVSEVYDLEAGAPRDIVRLDPMLIGSIYPKQGEDRVLVKLSQVPELMSKGLLAVEDRSFRHHFGISPKGVLRASIANMRAGRVVQGGSTLTQQLVKNFFLNSKQTWGRKINEAFMAVLLEVHYSKDEILEAYLNEVHLGQDGNRAVHGFGLGAQFYFNKPLGELRPYEIALLAGMVKGPSYYNPRRNPKRALERRNLVLDVFRDEGLITEPEHAAAIQMPLGLAGGGSGVERYPAFVELVKRQLKGQYRDEDLVSEGLRIFTTLEPRAQESLEKRIAAALPQLEKTRKMKPETLEASGVVTSVDGGEVLALVGGRDTRYAGFNRALDAKRSIGSLAKPFVYLTALMHPDRFNVQTLLPDEPISLTRAGSKPWTPMNYDRQLHGPQSLANALAQSYNLPTVYLGLQFGAKAVKDTLVAAGYSGNAAPVPSMFLGAVEIAPLEVAQMYATLAANGYQAPLSAIREVQTKDGAPLSRFPIKLRQTLPEGPVYLLNWTLQGVLTRGTARSAYSVLPGDRAYAGKTGTTDDYRDSWFAGFGADRVAVVWVGRDDNKPTGLSGANGALPIWTQVMKDLNARGLDQIPPPDVEEQLVDPASGLKADEGCPGARSVPYVRGNAPQQFAPCASAAESAPMQWLRDIFQ; encoded by the coding sequence CTGAGCGTCGGCCTGGTCTCTTTTTCCGTCTATCTGCTGAGCCTGGACAAGCAGATCCGGGAGCGTTTTGCCGGTGCCCGCTGGCAATTGCCGGCCCAGGTCTATGCTTCCCCGGCCGAGCTCTACCCCGGGCTCAACATCGAGCCGCAGCCCCTGCGCCACGAACTGGGCCGCCTGGGCTACCGCGAAGTGCAGGAACTGCAGGGGCCCGGCACCTACGTGGCAGGCAAGGGTGGCCTGCAGTTGCAGACCCGTGCCTTCCAGTTCTGGGACGCCAACCAGCCCAGCCTGCAGCTGGGGGTGAAATGGGGCGAAGACGGCAACGTCTCCGAGGTCTACGACCTGGAGGCCGGGGCGCCGCGCGACATCGTGCGCCTGGATCCCATGCTGATCGGCAGCATCTATCCCAAGCAGGGCGAGGACCGGGTACTGGTCAAGCTGTCGCAGGTGCCGGAGCTGATGAGCAAGGGCCTGCTGGCGGTCGAGGACCGCAGCTTCCGCCATCATTTCGGCATCAGCCCCAAGGGCGTGCTGCGCGCCAGCATCGCCAACATGCGTGCCGGCCGCGTGGTGCAGGGCGGCAGCACCCTGACCCAGCAGCTGGTCAAGAACTTCTTCCTCAACAGCAAGCAGACCTGGGGGCGCAAGATCAACGAGGCCTTCATGGCCGTGCTGCTGGAAGTCCACTACAGCAAGGACGAAATCCTCGAGGCCTATCTCAACGAGGTGCACCTGGGCCAGGACGGCAACCGTGCCGTGCATGGCTTCGGCCTGGGCGCGCAGTTCTACTTCAACAAGCCGCTGGGCGAGTTGCGCCCGTACGAGATCGCCCTGCTCGCGGGCATGGTCAAGGGTCCTTCGTACTACAACCCGCGGCGCAATCCCAAGCGCGCGCTGGAGCGGCGCAACCTGGTGCTGGACGTCTTCCGCGACGAGGGCCTGATCACCGAGCCGGAACATGCGGCAGCGATCCAGATGCCGCTGGGCCTGGCCGGTGGCGGCAGCGGCGTCGAGCGCTATCCGGCCTTCGTCGAGCTGGTGAAGCGCCAGCTCAAGGGCCAGTACCGCGACGAGGACCTGGTCAGCGAAGGCCTGCGCATCTTCACCACGCTGGAGCCGCGCGCGCAGGAGTCGCTGGAGAAGCGCATCGCCGCCGCCCTGCCGCAGCTGGAGAAGACGCGCAAGATGAAGCCGGAGACGCTGGAGGCGTCCGGCGTGGTCACCAGCGTCGACGGTGGCGAGGTGCTGGCCCTGGTCGGCGGGCGCGATACGCGCTACGCCGGCTTCAACCGCGCGCTGGATGCCAAGCGCTCCATCGGTTCGCTGGCCAAGCCCTTCGTCTATCTCACGGCGCTGATGCACCCGGACCGCTTCAACGTCCAGACCCTGCTGCCGGACGAGCCGATCAGCCTGACGCGGGCCGGGTCCAAGCCCTGGACGCCGATGAACTACGATCGCCAGCTGCACGGGCCGCAGTCCCTGGCCAATGCCCTGGCCCAGTCCTACAACCTGCCCACGGTCTACCTGGGCCTGCAGTTCGGGGCCAAGGCGGTCAAGGACACGCTGGTCGCGGCCGGCTACAGCGGCAATGCCGCGCCGGTGCCCTCGATGTTCCTGGGCGCGGTGGAGATCGCGCCGCTGGAAGTGGCGCAGATGTATGCCACCCTGGCGGCCAACGGCTACCAGGCGCCGCTGTCGGCGATCCGCGAAGTGCAGACCAAGGACGGCGCGCCGCTGTCGCGCTTCCCGATCAAGCTGCGCCAGACCCTGCCCGAAGGCCCGGTCTACCTGCTCAACTGGACGCTGCAGGGCGTGCTGACGCGTGGCACGGCCCGCTCCGCCTACAGCGTGCTGCCCGGCGACCGTGCCTACGCCGGCAAGACCGGCACCACCGACGACTACCGCGACAGCTGGTTCGCCGGCTTCGGCGCCGACCGTGTCGCCGTGGTCTGGGTCGGCCGCGACGACAACAAGCCCACCGGCCTGTCCGGCGCCAACGGCGCCCTGCCGATCTGGACGCAGGTGATGAAGGATCTCAATGCCCGCGGCCTGGACCAGATTCCTCCGCCGGACGTGGAAGAGCAGCTGGTCGATCCCGCCAGCGGCCTCAAGGCCGACGAAGGCTGTCCGGGCGCGCGCAGCGTGCCTTACGTGCGCGGCAATGCCCCGCAGCAGTTCGCGCCCTGCGCCTCTGCCGCGGAGTCGGCGCCCATGCAGTGGCTGCGCGATATCTTCCAGTAG